One Thiocapsa sp. genomic window carries:
- a CDS encoding cytochrome c3 family protein, translated as MKASRDRVIQGIGQVRPDDDNPKRMARPARPWAQLLLGLSVGLLASSAIADRIEAPLPDTADKVIDIQLAEAAADRHACLRCHAMPTLAYRNPENGDIVDLSIDREGLAHSVHGELACIDCHRRSYRRYPHPDRPAPGDLDCIGCHEDDEQKLSRGWVDIDAEFKRSVHAVSDSPKAADFSCHSCHDPHRFRPAAVGEPIAQIVRNHNGVCLSCHERLIAPSSTSHDWLPNRDAHWGSVRCVDCHTPVALFANHEILPAEDSAKNCVSCHSADAQLLARLYHFRSEEDIARSGLLAKAVFNEAYVVGMSKSPTLDRLSLIILGLTVLLLAAHGVGRYLARRANRRA; from the coding sequence ATGAAAGCATCACGCGATCGGGTCATCCAAGGTATCGGCCAAGTCCGCCCCGACGATGACAACCCGAAACGGATGGCTCGGCCGGCAAGGCCGTGGGCGCAACTGCTGCTCGGCCTCTCCGTCGGACTCTTGGCCTCGAGCGCAATTGCCGACAGGATCGAGGCGCCGCTTCCCGACACCGCCGACAAGGTGATCGACATCCAGCTCGCCGAGGCTGCGGCGGATCGACACGCCTGTCTGCGCTGCCATGCCATGCCCACCCTTGCCTATCGAAACCCCGAGAACGGCGACATCGTCGATCTGTCGATCGATCGCGAGGGGCTCGCGCACTCGGTCCACGGCGAGCTGGCCTGCATCGACTGTCATCGCCGCAGCTATCGACGCTATCCGCATCCGGACCGCCCCGCTCCGGGCGATCTGGACTGTATCGGCTGTCACGAGGACGACGAGCAAAAGCTGAGCCGAGGGTGGGTCGACATCGATGCCGAGTTCAAGCGCAGCGTCCACGCGGTCTCGGACTCGCCGAAGGCCGCGGACTTCAGTTGCCACTCCTGTCACGATCCCCATCGCTTCCGACCGGCCGCGGTCGGGGAGCCGATCGCGCAGATCGTGCGGAACCACAACGGGGTCTGCCTGTCTTGCCATGAGAGGCTGATCGCACCATCCAGCACGAGCCATGACTGGCTGCCGAACCGCGACGCCCACTGGGGCTCGGTGCGGTGCGTCGACTGCCACACACCCGTCGCACTCTTCGCGAACCACGAGATTCTGCCGGCCGAGGACAGCGCGAAGAATTGCGTGAGCTGTCACTCCGCCGACGCACAACTCCTCGCGCGGCTGTATCATTTTCGATCGGAGGAAGATATCGCTCGCAGCGGTTTACTCGCCAAGGCCGTCTTCAACGAGGCCTATGTGGTCGGAATGAGCAAGAGTCCGACGCTCGACCGACTCAGCTTAATCATTTTGGGTCTGACGGTCTTGCTGCTGGCCGCTCACGGCGTCGGTCGCTATCTCGCCCGCCGGGCGAACAGGAGGGCATGA
- a CDS encoding nitrite reductase, whose protein sequence is MNAFAKTLLTPKNARRLLITVAVGLLVLFVLYKVVYPIVFDAYVGKSNAPLTYANSQPITQDELEAMATEFSLSARRAAAEAIVGHDENAFARRVKVEMLMNTQSFMREHEPTHIKYFRDANILQYEGPKTCLQCHATIQVQHHDGRTSEVDTLDDIVNSVHFKFQSDAGGGFSTYGYDGRQVNAEGSRPIPVGKINRACGIPGSFSWTGWAALVESRPESAHGEVALRSEGCGQCHIGGNYQPATEKMMPIGDVPDVAKEGIDCLICHSTEYDMNQRYVIRDDVGLRWNQDRTMRAALTVGRSTTKSCLNCHQHNMGGDAYLHNEAAKALGDKHQRLLHTGAKRGNPFSPHDDVHAAADLQCTDCHVPEGHKIPRGRMGVDLVANDLPDVEVSCVTCHSIAPHNRSEHKALLNGHLDRIACETCHIRELQDNNVVLRDWVHPTWDAEEGIFTPTDIYRSGKVNKGFTFLWFNGNGTFLANALGANPNGSTEYDPLMQQLARIDDPEIVAAVREKAIELNKTYPDIDVDAYVEAATDPLSQLTPEQLEERRRMLDQNLRAHMNDGESRIYPFKLFNAMMYEDMGNQGPFGAMILPFDYATYYETGDTAASVKQAIRDPIVRRMYQEPFKRYMMDEFMAYFGVSGGWNTDYPLIDGQLKNVEPKWMRQMGSLMVNHGIQPVGRDCVECHAPSGILNYRALGYSEERAAELENLDIVENLRPAASLSATDGG, encoded by the coding sequence ATGAACGCATTCGCCAAAACCCTGCTGACACCCAAGAACGCACGTCGGCTTCTCATCACGGTCGCGGTGGGACTGCTCGTCTTGTTCGTACTCTACAAGGTGGTCTATCCAATCGTTTTCGACGCCTACGTGGGTAAGTCAAATGCGCCTTTGACCTACGCCAACAGTCAGCCGATCACGCAGGACGAGCTGGAAGCGATGGCGACCGAGTTCTCGCTGAGCGCGCGCCGCGCGGCCGCCGAGGCGATCGTCGGCCACGATGAGAATGCCTTCGCCCGGCGGGTGAAGGTCGAGATGCTCATGAACACGCAGTCCTTCATGCGCGAGCACGAGCCGACGCATATCAAATACTTCCGTGATGCCAACATCCTGCAGTACGAAGGACCCAAGACCTGCCTGCAGTGTCATGCCACCATCCAAGTCCAGCATCACGACGGGCGCACCTCCGAGGTCGACACGCTCGACGACATCGTCAACTCGGTTCATTTCAAGTTCCAGAGCGATGCCGGAGGCGGCTTCTCGACCTATGGCTACGACGGACGCCAAGTGAACGCCGAGGGCAGCCGTCCGATCCCGGTCGGCAAGATCAATCGGGCCTGCGGCATCCCCGGCAGCTTCTCCTGGACCGGCTGGGCCGCGCTGGTGGAGAGTCGACCCGAATCGGCGCATGGCGAGGTCGCGTTACGCAGCGAAGGCTGCGGCCAATGCCATATCGGCGGGAACTATCAGCCGGCGACCGAGAAGATGATGCCGATCGGCGACGTTCCCGATGTTGCTAAAGAGGGCATCGACTGTCTGATCTGTCATTCCACCGAATACGACATGAACCAGCGGTATGTGATCCGCGATGATGTCGGATTGCGCTGGAATCAGGATCGGACGATGCGCGCCGCTCTCACCGTGGGGCGCTCGACGACCAAGAGCTGTCTGAACTGCCATCAGCACAACATGGGCGGGGATGCCTATCTGCACAACGAGGCCGCAAAAGCGCTCGGCGACAAGCACCAGCGCCTGCTTCATACCGGCGCCAAGCGGGGCAACCCCTTCAGCCCGCACGACGACGTGCATGCCGCGGCGGATCTGCAATGCACCGACTGTCATGTCCCGGAGGGACACAAGATCCCGCGCGGCCGGATGGGTGTCGATCTCGTCGCCAACGACCTGCCGGATGTCGAGGTGTCGTGCGTCACCTGTCACAGCATCGCACCGCACAACCGCTCCGAGCACAAGGCATTGCTCAACGGGCATCTGGATCGGATCGCCTGCGAGACCTGTCATATCAGGGAGCTTCAGGACAACAACGTCGTGCTCCGCGATTGGGTTCACCCGACCTGGGATGCGGAAGAAGGCATCTTCACACCCACCGACATCTATCGCTCCGGCAAGGTCAACAAGGGGTTTACCTTCCTCTGGTTCAACGGCAACGGAACCTTCCTGGCGAACGCCTTGGGCGCCAACCCCAACGGCTCGACCGAGTACGACCCGCTGATGCAGCAACTGGCCCGGATCGATGACCCGGAGATCGTCGCCGCGGTCCGCGAGAAAGCGATCGAGCTGAACAAGACCTATCCGGATATCGACGTGGACGCCTATGTCGAAGCCGCGACCGACCCGCTCTCGCAGCTCACGCCCGAGCAATTGGAGGAGCGGCGCCGGATGCTCGATCAGAACCTGCGTGCGCACATGAACGACGGTGAAAGCCGCATCTATCCTTTCAAGCTCTTCAACGCCATGATGTATGAGGACATGGGAAATCAAGGCCCGTTCGGTGCCATGATCCTGCCGTTCGATTACGCGACCTATTACGAGACGGGAGACACCGCCGCGTCCGTCAAGCAGGCGATCCGCGATCCCATCGTACGGCGCATGTACCAGGAGCCGTTCAAGCGCTATATGATGGACGAGTTCATGGCCTATTTCGGGGTCAGCGGTGGATGGAATACCGATTATCCGCTGATCGACGGCCAGCTTAAGAACGTCGAGCCGAAGTGGATGCGACAGATGGGCTCGCTCATGGTCAATCACGGCATTCAGCCCGTAGGCCGCGACTGCGTCGAATGTCATGCGCCGAGCGGCATCCTGAATTACCGTGCCTTGGGCTATTCGGAGGAGCGTGCGGCGGAGCTCGAGAACCTCGACATCGTCGAGAATCTACGCCCCGCGGCAAGCCTCTCCGCGACGGACGGCGGCTAG
- a CDS encoding ribonucleotide-diphosphate reductase subunit beta yields MLNWDDPLATTGPTTRAPRGTFVVDPTDSAEDWSADPTPDTQTTSAPRPTLETAHVRPGQGLVSNADLMATAGAAPVVDPNPFPASAAHQSELPIGDTLLPAEPRMQTQHPDDGIVGGATGLESLEMGAGRVRVDDKKIINCHADLNQLVPFKYEWAWQKYLDACANHWMPQEINMNADIALWKDPNGLTDDERTIIKRNLGFFSTADSLVANNLVLAVYRHISNPECRQYLLRQSFEEALHTHAYQYVVESLGLDEGEIFNMYREVPSVARKAEWALPYTQHLADPHFKTGTPENDRKLLRELVAFYVIFEGIFFYVGFVQILSMGRRNKMTGTAEQFQYILRDESMHMNFGIDVINQIKIENPHLWSPEFKQELVTMIRDAVTMESRYAHDTMPRGVLGLNAPMFEEYLQFIANRRCAQIGLPEQYPGASNPFPWMSEVLDLKKEKNFFETRVTEYQTGGALNWD; encoded by the coding sequence ATGCTGAACTGGGACGATCCACTCGCCACGACCGGACCCACCACCCGCGCCCCCCGGGGGACCTTTGTCGTTGATCCGACCGACTCCGCCGAGGATTGGTCCGCCGACCCGACACCCGACACACAGACGACGAGCGCACCCCGACCAACCCTCGAGACTGCGCATGTGCGCCCCGGCCAGGGCCTGGTCAGCAATGCCGACCTCATGGCGACCGCCGGTGCCGCACCCGTGGTCGACCCCAACCCCTTCCCGGCATCCGCCGCGCATCAGAGCGAGCTGCCGATCGGCGACACCCTGCTGCCCGCCGAGCCGCGGATGCAGACGCAGCACCCGGACGACGGCATCGTCGGCGGGGCGACCGGTCTCGAGTCACTCGAGATGGGCGCAGGGCGGGTGCGTGTCGACGACAAGAAGATCATCAATTGTCACGCCGATCTCAACCAGCTCGTCCCCTTCAAATACGAGTGGGCCTGGCAGAAGTATCTCGACGCCTGCGCCAACCACTGGATGCCGCAAGAGATCAACATGAACGCGGATATCGCGCTCTGGAAGGATCCCAACGGCCTGACCGACGACGAGCGCACCATCATCAAGCGCAATCTCGGATTCTTCTCCACGGCAGACTCGCTCGTCGCCAACAACCTGGTGCTCGCCGTCTATCGCCACATCTCCAACCCCGAGTGCCGTCAGTATCTGCTGCGTCAATCCTTCGAGGAGGCGCTGCACACCCACGCCTATCAGTACGTGGTCGAGAGCCTGGGCCTGGATGAAGGCGAGATCTTCAACATGTACCGCGAGGTCCCCTCGGTCGCACGCAAGGCCGAATGGGCCCTGCCCTACACCCAGCACCTGGCCGACCCGCACTTCAAGACCGGCACGCCCGAGAACGATCGCAAGCTGCTGCGCGAGCTGGTCGCCTTCTACGTCATCTTCGAAGGCATCTTCTTCTATGTCGGTTTCGTCCAGATCCTGAGCATGGGCCGGCGCAACAAGATGACCGGCACCGCCGAGCAGTTTCAATACATCCTGCGCGACGAATCCATGCACATGAACTTCGGCATCGACGTGATCAACCAGATCAAGATCGAAAACCCGCATCTGTGGAGCCCGGAATTCAAGCAAGAGCTGGTCACCATGATCCGCGATGCGGTCACCATGGAATCGCGCTACGCCCACGACACCATGCCGCGCGGCGTGCTCGGACTCAACGCGCCCATGTTCGAGGAGTATCTCCAGTTCATCGCCAATCGGCGTTGCGCCCAAATCGGCCTGCCCGAGCAGTACCCGGGCGCATCCAATCCCTTCCCCTGGATGTCCGAGGTGCTCGATCTCAAGAAGGAGAAGAACTTCTTCGAGACGCGGGTCACGGAGTATCAGACGGGGGGTGCGTTGAATTGGGATTAA
- a CDS encoding FAD-dependent oxidoreductase yields the protein MARILILGAGISGHTVARYLGKWLGRAHPITVVSPNPKWNWIPSNIWVGVGEMTEKQVTFPLAPIYKKLGVDFRQARAVSIHPEGGADRTSPYVTLEYTDPARVGQTEALEYDYLVNATGPKLNFGATPGLGPEGGHSLSVCTPSHALEANAHLQEMIAAMKGGATKTFVVGTGHGMCTCQGAAFEYIYNIDHSLREAGVRDKAKLMWISNEYELGDFGMGGVHIKRGGYVTNGKVFAESMMVERGIGWVTRAHVTKVEPGKIHYELLDGSFHEMDFDFAMLIPPFAGVPLQAFDKSGADITPQIFAPNGFMKVDADYAVKPYEDWGPGDWPKTYQTPGYKNVFAVGIAFAPPHLISKPMKSTNGTPINPTPPRTGMPSAAIGKAVAMSIRDMIQGAAGPTHTASLAEIGAACVASTGSDIFKGTAATMTVFPVVPDYDTYPEYGRDMDLTFGEVGLAGHWMKYILHHVFIYQAKLRPGWSLLPD from the coding sequence ATGGCACGAATCCTTATCCTCGGAGCCGGCATTTCCGGGCACACGGTTGCGCGATATCTCGGCAAATGGCTCGGTAGAGCGCACCCCATCACCGTCGTCTCGCCGAACCCGAAGTGGAACTGGATCCCGTCCAACATCTGGGTCGGCGTCGGCGAGATGACGGAGAAGCAGGTGACCTTTCCGCTTGCGCCCATTTACAAGAAGCTCGGTGTCGACTTTCGTCAGGCGCGGGCCGTTTCCATCCATCCCGAGGGCGGTGCGGATCGGACATCGCCTTACGTGACGCTCGAGTATACGGACCCGGCCCGCGTCGGGCAGACCGAGGCGCTCGAGTACGACTATCTGGTCAACGCCACCGGCCCCAAGCTGAATTTCGGCGCGACCCCGGGTCTCGGCCCGGAGGGCGGACACAGTCTCTCGGTCTGCACCCCGTCGCATGCCTTGGAGGCGAATGCGCATCTGCAGGAAATGATCGCCGCCATGAAGGGGGGTGCGACCAAGACCTTCGTCGTCGGCACCGGTCATGGCATGTGCACCTGCCAAGGGGCCGCATTCGAGTATATCTACAACATCGACCACAGCCTGCGCGAGGCCGGTGTTCGCGACAAGGCGAAGCTCATGTGGATCAGCAACGAATACGAGCTGGGCGACTTCGGGATGGGCGGCGTGCATATCAAACGCGGCGGCTATGTCACGAACGGCAAGGTCTTCGCCGAATCCATGATGGTCGAGCGCGGAATCGGCTGGGTCACGCGTGCGCACGTGACGAAGGTGGAGCCGGGCAAGATCCACTACGAGCTTCTCGACGGCAGCTTCCATGAGATGGACTTCGATTTCGCCATGCTGATCCCGCCGTTCGCCGGCGTGCCTTTGCAGGCCTTCGACAAGTCCGGCGCCGACATCACGCCGCAGATCTTCGCGCCCAACGGCTTTATGAAGGTGGATGCGGATTATGCCGTGAAGCCTTACGAGGATTGGGGTCCGGGGGATTGGCCGAAGACCTATCAGACACCCGGCTACAAGAACGTCTTCGCCGTCGGGATCGCATTCGCGCCGCCGCATCTCATCAGCAAGCCGATGAAGAGCACCAACGGCACCCCGATCAACCCGACACCGCCGCGCACCGGGATGCCGTCGGCCGCGATCGGCAAGGCCGTGGCGATGAGTATCCGCGACATGATCCAGGGTGCCGCGGGGCCGACCCACACCGCGTCCTTGGCCGAGATCGGCGCGGCCTGTGTCGCCTCGACCGGGTCCGACATCTTCAAAGGGACAGCGGCCACCATGACGGTCTTCCCCGTTGTGCCGGACTACGACACCTATCCCGAATACGGCCGGGATATGGATCTCACCTTCGGCGAGGTCGGATTGGCGGGGCATTGGATGAAATACATCCTGCACCATGTATTCATCTATCAGGCCAAGCTGCGACCCGGTTGGTCGCTTCTGCCCGATTGA
- a CDS encoding DUF1415 domain-containing protein: MIVESEDVIAQTKKWISEVVIGCRICPFAAKEFNRGTIHYRVESESDTQACLQAFLEECRRLDANPSIETTLLILPGAFPDFDDYLGLVEIAEDLLEAEGYEGQYQVAGFHPDYRFADAPDDDPANYTNRSLYPMLHLLREESMDNVLDRYPDPDGIPERNITFAREKGLDYMKALREACF; this comes from the coding sequence ATGATCGTTGAATCGGAAGACGTGATCGCGCAGACCAAAAAATGGATCTCCGAGGTCGTGATCGGATGTCGCATCTGTCCCTTTGCGGCGAAAGAATTCAATCGCGGCACAATACACTATCGGGTCGAAAGCGAATCCGATACGCAAGCCTGTCTTCAGGCATTTCTCGAGGAGTGCCGTCGCCTCGATGCGAATCCTTCGATCGAGACAACGCTGCTGATCCTGCCCGGTGCATTCCCGGATTTCGACGATTATCTGGGCTTGGTCGAAATAGCGGAAGATCTTTTGGAAGCGGAAGGCTATGAAGGTCAGTATCAGGTTGCCGGATTCCATCCCGATTATCGCTTTGCCGATGCGCCCGACGATGATCCTGCAAACTATACGAACAGATCGCTCTATCCGATGTTGCACCTGCTCCGCGAAGAGAGCATGGACAATGTGCTGGACCGATATCCTGATCCGGATGGTATCCCTGAAAGGAACATCACATTCGCCCGCGAGAAGGGACTTGACTATATGAAGGCGCTGAGGGAAGCCTGTTTTTAG
- a CDS encoding coiled-coil domain-containing protein, protein MGLALRLYESLTEAPDDTTRFRLIVDTIDALEQQWPRGGDVALRSDVRESELRLQKEIEQVRSELKKDIAELRADMHKEIARLRGEVQKDIAELRGEVQKDIAELRHEVQKDIANVHAAIERTKVDLLKWIVPLMLGQVAALAALVKLL, encoded by the coding sequence ATGGGACTCGCACTGAGACTCTATGAAAGCCTGACCGAGGCGCCCGACGACACGACGCGCTTTCGGCTCATCGTCGATACCATCGATGCCTTGGAGCAACAGTGGCCGCGAGGCGGCGATGTCGCCCTTCGGTCGGATGTCCGCGAATCCGAGCTGCGGCTCCAAAAGGAAATCGAGCAGGTCCGAAGCGAGCTCAAGAAAGACATTGCCGAGCTTCGTGCGGACATGCACAAGGAGATCGCCCGGCTAAGGGGCGAGGTTCAGAAAGACATCGCCGAGCTACGGGGCGAGGTCCAGAAGGACATCGCCGAGCTTCGTCACGAGGTCCAGAAGGATATTGCCAACGTTCATGCCGCGATCGAGCGCACCAAGGTCGATCTGCTGAAGTGGATTGTTCCGCTGATGCTGGGCCAGGTTGCCGCGCTTGCGGCATTGGTCAAGCTCCTCTGA
- a CDS encoding potassium/proton antiporter, producing the protein MDLTNQIILVVSLVLFASILASVVTSRFGVPLLLVFLFIGMLLGEEGPGGIQFDDVQMAHLFGSLALAIILFDGGLVTPFRNFRVGLKPAVGLATVGVLITACVTGLFAAWWLGLHWMEGLLLGAIVGSTDAAAVFSLLRSQGLELKQRVGATLEIESGSNDPMAIFLTIVLIELIISGSDDIGLVLLLEFVRQMGLGALFGILGGLGLVRLINRLEMSPGLYPLAVMAGGLSIFGITSVLQGSGFLAIYLAGLVVGNRPLQSSQYIKRFHDGIARLSQIGMFLMLGLLVTPSELLPVALDALLFAAVLTLFARPIAVWLCLLPFRFPWREQVFVGWVGLRGAVPIILALFPLLAGMDQASMYFNIVFFVVLVSLLIQGWTVASSARRLGLEVPPTSHQVQRVELDIPGQRELELVGYRLAKDTPVVVERRGALRLPKGARIVAVLRGKHLVDAFELSDLKPEDYLYLIADPADLAELDRLFVASAAPERLSEQAFFGEFVLNGEAQVGALAAAYGLDLPASDHALTLDAFIRRDLHTAHPVVGDRLQIESVDLVVREVEGDRILKVGLKLMRSG; encoded by the coding sequence ATGGACCTGACCAACCAAATCATCCTGGTCGTCTCGCTGGTGCTCTTTGCGAGCATCCTGGCGAGCGTCGTGACCAGCCGGTTCGGCGTACCCCTGCTGTTGGTCTTCCTGTTCATCGGGATGCTGCTCGGCGAGGAGGGGCCCGGCGGGATCCAGTTCGACGACGTCCAGATGGCGCACCTGTTCGGCAGCTTGGCGCTGGCGATCATCCTCTTCGACGGCGGACTGGTGACACCGTTTCGGAACTTTCGCGTCGGGCTCAAGCCCGCGGTCGGTCTCGCCACGGTCGGCGTCCTGATCACCGCGTGCGTGACGGGGCTCTTTGCGGCCTGGTGGCTCGGCCTGCACTGGATGGAGGGGCTGTTGCTGGGTGCGATCGTCGGCTCGACCGATGCGGCGGCGGTGTTTTCCTTGCTGCGCTCCCAGGGGCTCGAGCTCAAGCAGCGGGTCGGCGCCACGCTCGAGATCGAGTCGGGCAGCAACGACCCCATGGCCATCTTTCTGACGATCGTGCTGATCGAGCTGATCATCAGCGGCAGCGACGATATCGGTCTGGTGCTGCTGTTGGAATTTGTACGCCAGATGGGGCTCGGTGCACTGTTCGGGATCCTCGGCGGCTTGGGTCTGGTGCGGCTGATCAATCGCCTGGAGATGTCACCCGGGCTTTACCCCTTGGCGGTCATGGCCGGCGGCTTGAGCATCTTCGGGATCACCTCGGTGCTGCAGGGCAGCGGTTTCCTGGCCATCTATCTCGCCGGCCTGGTCGTCGGCAATCGACCCCTGCAGTCGAGTCAGTACATCAAGCGCTTCCACGACGGCATCGCCCGACTGTCGCAGATCGGGATGTTTCTGATGCTCGGGCTGCTGGTGACGCCCTCGGAGCTGTTGCCGGTCGCGTTGGATGCCTTGTTGTTCGCCGCCGTCCTGACCCTGTTCGCCCGCCCGATCGCGGTCTGGCTGTGCCTGCTGCCCTTCCGGTTTCCCTGGCGCGAGCAGGTCTTCGTCGGCTGGGTCGGGCTGCGCGGGGCCGTGCCCATCATCCTGGCGCTCTTCCCGCTGCTGGCCGGCATGGATCAGGCGTCGATGTACTTCAACATCGTCTTCTTCGTGGTGCTGGTGTCGCTGCTGATCCAGGGGTGGACGGTCGCCTCCTCCGCCCGACGGCTGGGACTGGAGGTGCCGCCGACGAGTCATCAGGTGCAGCGTGTCGAGCTGGATATCCCCGGTCAGCGCGAGCTCGAGCTGGTCGGCTATCGTCTGGCGAAAGACACGCCCGTCGTGGTCGAGCGGCGTGGCGCCTTGCGGCTCCCCAAGGGCGCGCGCATCGTGGCGGTTCTGCGCGGGAAACACCTGGTCGATGCCTTCGAGCTGTCCGATCTGAAGCCCGAAGACTATCTGTATCTGATCGCGGATCCGGCCGATCTTGCGGAGCTCGATCGGCTCTTCGTCGCAAGCGCGGCCCCCGAGCGCTTGTCGGAACAGGCGTTTTTCGGCGAGTTCGTACTCAACGGCGAGGCGCAGGTCGGCGCTCTGGCGGCCGCCTATGGGCTGGATCTACCCGCGTCGGACCATGCCCTGACCTTGGACGCATTCATCCGACGCGACCTGCACACGGCTCACCCGGTGGTCGGCGACAGGCTCCAAATCGAGTCGGTCGATCTGGTGGTCCGCGAGGTCGAAGGCGACCGCATCCTGAAGGTCGGCTTGAAACTGATGCGCAGCGGATGA
- a CDS encoding cytochrome b/b6 domain-containing protein: protein MTSLYLYPVWLRLWHWMNALLFLTLIVSGVSMHYAGADGLMPFATARVVHNTAGILLTITWIGFVVVNAGSANARHYRIRFRTLIGDLIAQTRYYVIGIFRLEPHPFHVTEAMKFNTLQQLSYLGVMYGLMPILILSGWAFLYSVYLPETLFGFGSVWVVAMTHVVVSYLLALFLLVHIYIITTGETVFANLRAMITGWHRETDPPPAETPTPAPATRETP from the coding sequence ATGACATCGCTGTATCTCTATCCGGTGTGGCTGCGGCTCTGGCACTGGATGAACGCCCTCTTGTTCCTGACCTTGATCGTCTCCGGGGTCAGCATGCATTACGCCGGGGCCGATGGGTTGATGCCCTTCGCCACTGCGCGGGTCGTGCACAATACCGCAGGGATTCTGCTGACCATCACCTGGATCGGCTTCGTCGTCGTGAATGCCGGGAGCGCCAATGCGCGCCACTATCGTATCCGGTTTCGCACACTCATCGGGGATTTGATCGCCCAAACGCGCTACTACGTGATCGGTATCTTTCGGCTCGAGCCACATCCATTCCACGTCACCGAGGCCATGAAGTTCAACACGCTTCAACAACTCAGCTATTTGGGCGTGATGTACGGCCTGATGCCGATCCTCATCCTCAGCGGTTGGGCCTTTCTCTATTCGGTTTATCTGCCGGAGACCCTGTTCGGCTTCGGCAGCGTTTGGGTCGTCGCCATGACCCATGTCGTCGTCAGCTATCTCCTGGCCCTGTTCCTCCTGGTGCACATCTACATCATCACCACCGGCGAGACGGTCTTTGCGAATCTCCGCGCCATGATCACCGGTTGGCATCGCGAAACCGACCCGCCCCCTGCCGAGACTCCGACCCCGGCTCCGGCCACGCGTGAGACGCCATGA
- a CDS encoding ferredoxin: protein MISKIEVIDVACIGCGTCWVSCPQAFKEHDIGDDLKALPTGGLGDEHIMRAAAEGCPTLAISLIDEAGVVLFPSEEARAALSASTDW from the coding sequence ATGATCAGTAAAATCGAGGTTATCGACGTCGCCTGCATCGGCTGCGGCACCTGTTGGGTCTCCTGCCCTCAAGCATTCAAAGAGCACGATATCGGGGACGACCTCAAGGCACTGCCGACGGGCGGGCTCGGGGACGAGCACATCATGCGTGCCGCTGCAGAGGGTTGTCCCACCCTGGCGATCTCGCTGATCGACGAGGCGGGAGTGGTGCTGTTTCCGAGCGAGGAGGCCAGGGCCGCACTGAGTGCATCGACCGATTGGTGA
- a CDS encoding arsenite methyltransferase — MKSSEQESLRQAVRDRYGATARAATAGEGADCCAPSSADNCCGPVSIQSTLLGYSAAETAGVPEGADLGLGCGNPQAIAALQPGETVLDLGSGAGFDCFLASRQVGETGRVIGVDMTPEMLAKARSNADVHADAVGHRNVEFRLGEIENLPLADGLVDVIISNCVINLSPDKDRVFAEAFRVLKPGGRLAISDIVATAELPDDLRSDLSLYTGCMAGAAGIDALEQMLQGAGFEQVRVSPKDESRDFIRDWAPGTPVTDYLVSASIEAIKPG, encoded by the coding sequence ATGAAGAGTAGCGAGCAAGAGAGTCTTCGCCAGGCGGTGCGCGATCGCTACGGGGCGACGGCACGGGCAGCCACGGCGGGCGAGGGGGCGGATTGCTGTGCCCCGTCCTCTGCGGATAATTGTTGCGGGCCTGTGTCGATCCAATCGACCCTGCTCGGGTACAGCGCGGCCGAGACCGCCGGCGTACCCGAGGGTGCGGATCTCGGCTTGGGTTGCGGCAATCCCCAAGCGATCGCTGCGCTGCAGCCGGGCGAGACGGTGTTGGATCTGGGCAGCGGCGCCGGATTCGATTGTTTCCTCGCCTCCCGGCAAGTCGGCGAGACCGGTCGTGTTATCGGCGTCGACATGACACCGGAGATGCTGGCCAAGGCGCGCAGCAACGCGGATGTGCACGCCGATGCGGTCGGGCATCGCAACGTCGAGTTTCGACTCGGCGAGATCGAGAACCTGCCGCTGGCGGATGGATTGGTCGACGTCATCATCTCGAACTGCGTGATCAACCTGTCGCCCGACAAAGACCGTGTCTTCGCGGAGGCATTTCGGGTGCTCAAGCCGGGCGGGCGACTGGCCATCTCGGATATCGTCGCGACCGCCGAGCTGCCGGACGATCTCAGGTCGGACCTGTCGCTCTATACGGGGTGCATGGCCGGGGCGGCCGGGATCGATGCGCTCGAGCAGATGCTGCAGGGTGCGGGATTCGAGCAGGTGCGCGTGTCGCCCAAGGACGAGAGCAGGGACTTTATTCGGGACTGGGCCCCTGGAACGCCGGTCACGGACTATCTGGTCTCGGCGAGTATCGAGGCGATCAAACCCGGTTGA